The genomic interval CGCTCCTGCTTTATTTGGAAACGATACACTTTTATACACAGCTTACCCTAACGGAAAAGGAGCTTTCGAAATTCCATTCCACATTTGTATGGGATTATCATTCTTCTTCACAATGTTGGTGATGATCTTGATGAGTTTCGCTGGTCCAAAAGTAAACCCAAAAGCATTCGAGACAGAACCTGGAATGTTCAAAGTACAGCCGCAAACTACGGTTTTAATCGTAATTACATTACTGATTATTGTGGCTCTTTATGTTAAGTTCTGGTAATAAATTATCAGTTCAATTCTCTCTATTTTTACAGCTGTTGTTTGTCATGAACAACAGCTGTAAATTTTTAAAAAAAGTTCTAAAACATAAAAATAAAAACCACTAATTTAAAAGATTTATGAATTAGATTGTCACCCTGAGCGAAGTCGAAGGGCGTTCCAATTGGAATCGGGCTTCGACTTCGCTCAGCCTGACAAACAGCAAAGTAAAATCATTCTAATCCCTTTAATCTGTGGCAAAAAAAATATTAGCAATAAATTATAATAATTAAAATCATGCAGTTATCATTAACCCAAAAAATCATTATCGTTACGGGAGGCGCAAAAGGAATCGGTTTAGGAATCGTGAAGGTTTTAGCCGAAGAAAATGCCATTCCGTTTATCGTTGGACGTAACGAAAATGACAACATAAAAGCCGTAGAAGAATTAAAAGCCCTTGGAAAAGAAGCGCATCAAGTTGCCGCCGATTTGACAAAACCTGAAGACTGCAAAAAAGCCGTTGAAGCCGTAATCGCAAAATTCGGAAGAATCGACGGATTGGTAAACAATGCCGGAGTTAATGACGGCGTTGGATTAGAAAACGGAAATTATGAAGATTTCGCCGCTTCACTTCACAAAAATCTAGTGCATTATTATTTAATGGCACAGCACGCTCTTCCGTATCTAAAAGAATCAAAAGGAGCAATTGTAAACATTGGTTCTAAAACTGCCGAAACTGGACAAGGCGGAACCTCAGCTTACGCCGCTTCAAACGGAGGTAGAAATGCTTTAACCAGAGAATGGGCAGTTGAATTATTGAAGTACAGCATTCGTGTAAACGCAGTAATCGTAGCAGAATGTTACACGCCGCTTTACGAAACCTGGATCAATACTTTTGAAAATAAAGAAGAAAAACTGGCTGCAATTACCAAAAATATTCCGCTAGAAAACAGAATGACAACAGCTGAAGAAATCGCGAATATGGTAGTTTTCTTATTGTCTGAAAAATCAAGCCATACAACTGGACAGATTATTTATGTTGATGGAGGTTATACACATTTAGATCGTTCAATTTAAAAATATTTTTTTTGCCACGAATTACACGAATTAGCCCGAATTTTTCATTTAGAAAATTAATTCGTGGAAATTAGTGCAATTCGTGGCAACTTTTTAATTTTCAAACAGATTGATCAGATTCCTCTAAAAATCCTTTTAATCTTTAATCCCGATAGCTATCGGGAGTGGCAAAACTAACCTTCGCATTATTTTTAAAATCAGAAGGCGTTATTCCTTTAACTTTTTTGAAGAGTTTATTAAAATTTGAAGCCGTTTTATAACCGCATTCATACGCAATCTCAGACATGCTTTTATCGGTTTCTAGTAACAATTTGCAGGCATTCGAAATTCGGATTTCGTGCAGATAATCTACAAAATTCTTTTTCGTTTTTACCCTAAACATTCTGCAGAAAGAAGTCCGAGTCATATTTGCGACAGCGGCAATTTCTTCCAAAGAAATGTTCTTTTTATAATTTTTATTCACATATTGAAAAACTTCCGAAAGACGATCTACTTTCGAATCCTTCTGCATTAAAGAGTAAATCTCGTCATTGATGTAAATCGTATCCTGACTTTCGGAAAGAATAGATAAAATCTCAAAAAGTCCGACAATAACTTCGAAGTCTTTTTTAGAAACTAATTTCTCCAGTTTTTTAGCAATCTGTTTATTGGTTTTCCCGATAATCGAAATTCCTTTTCCAGCCTGAAAAAAGAGTTCGTTGATTTTTTGAGTTTCTTTTAATTCGTAAAAAGTCGGTCCAAAAATATCTTTATGAAAATATACGACAATCGAATTGGCTTTTAAATCTTCAATTCCTTGATAATATTTCTCGTCATTTAACCAAACATGCGGAATATCAGAACCTAAAAAAACCATATCGCCAGGCGCAAAAGGCATTACCGAATTTCCGATAATTCGCTTGCCATAACTCTCTTTTACATACACCAATTCCAATTCTGGATGCGAATGAAATGGCGCTTGAAAAAAAGGTTCAATACGATTCAGTACCGAAACCTTCGTGTTAAGATAAGACGCTATTTTGGTTTGTTCCAATTTCATATTGTAAAGATAATTAAAGATTAGATACGGATAATATTAGACTATTAACCAATGTGTAAAAAGGCTAATTTTATTTTTCGTTAACTGCCCGAATTCTATACAAAATCAAAGGATTAAATTGTTATAAGACGAAAGCAGTGACATCAAAAAAAGAAAAAAACAAACAACACAATGTCTGACAATAACACAAAAAAACTGGTTGTAAAACTACATCCAGATGATAATGTATTGGTTGCCTTAACCGATCTTCAAAAAGGCGAAACCATTCATTTTGAAAATGAAACTTACGTTTTACAAGACCTCATCAAAGCCAAACATAAATTCTACATGCAGGACATGAAGCAGGGAGAAGAAGTAAATATATACGGTGTTTTGGTGGGAAAAGTGCAAAATGATTTGGCCAAAGGAAGTCTAATGACAACCGAAAACCTAAAACATGCTGCAGATCCTTACGCATATAGAAATGCTTCTTACGAATGGAATGCACCTGATGTTTCAAAATTCGAAAACAGAACTTTTAAAGGTTACAAAAGAAAAGACGGACGCGTTGGAACAGCAAATTACTGGCTTTTTATCCCGACTGTATTTTGTGAAAACAGAAATCTTGATGTCATCAAAGAAGCTTTACACAAGCAATTGGGTTATGCTGTAACAGACAAATACAACCAATTTACGCACGAATTACTGGAAGGTTATTTGAACGGAAATGACATTAACGATATCAATATTGAATTAAATCCGACTCCAAAAAACAAACGTGTTTTTGAAAATGTAGACGGAATTAAATTCTTAAACCACCAAGGCGGTTGCGGCGGAACACGTCAGGACGCTTCTACTTTAAGTGCTTTATTGGCTTCGTACGCAAATCATCCAAACGTGGGCGGAATCACACTTTTAAGTTTAGGATGCCAGCATTTACAAGTTCAAGATTTTGTAAATGATGTAAAAAGACAAAACCCAGATTTCGACAAACCGTTGTTTATTTTTGAACAGCAACAAACAGAAAGCGAAGAAGTTTTGATTACCAATGCCATCAAAAAAACTTTTGAAGGTTTAATCGAAATCAACAAATACGAAAGAACAGATGCGCCTTTAAGCGATTTATGCATTGGTGTAAAATGTGGCGGAAGCGATGGTTTCAGCGGTGTTTCTGCAAATCCTGCTGTGGGTTATACTTCAGATTTAGTCGTAGCTTTAGGCGGAAAAATTCTTTTGGCTGAATTCCCAGAATTATGCGGCGCTGAACAGAATTTAATCGACAGATGTATTACTGAAGATAACGCTAAAAAATTCATCAATTTAATGGAATCTTATGATGAACTGGCGCATAAAGTGGGTTCTGGTTTTCATATGAATCCGTCTCCAGGAAATATTAAAGATGGATTAATTACAGATGCTATCAAAAGTGCTGGAGCAGCAAAAAAAGGTGGAACGTCTCCCGTAGTTGATGTTTTAGATTATACCGAATTGGTTACAAAACCAGGTTTAAGTTTGGTTTGTACTCCAGGAAATGACGTTGAAGCAACAACTGGAAAAGCGGCTTCTGGAGCAACTTTAATTTTGTTTACAACAGGATTGGGAACTCCAACAGGAAACCCTGTTTGTCCTGTAATTAAAGTGGCAACAAACTCGGTTTTGGCAACCAGAATGAAAGATATTATCGATATTGACTGCGGACCAATCATTAGTGGCGAAAAATCTATTGAGGAAATGGGCGAGGAAATTTTAGAATATTGCATCAAAGCGGCAAGCGGCGAAATTATTCCGAAAGCAGTTCAATTAAACCAAGACGATTTTATTCCGTGGAAACGCGGCGTATCTTTGTAAAAGACTATTAAAAAACAACTCATAAAAATTTATATCAAATGTTTTCATTACAAAATAAAAAAGCAATTATCACTGGCGGTGGTAGCGGAATTGGAAGAGCGATTTCAGTTTTATTTGCTAAACAAGGAGCTGAAGTTCACGTTTTAGAATTGACGGAAGAAAGCGCAAAAGAAACGGTTGAAGAAATAAAATCAGCTGGAGGAAGTGTTTTTGCTCACGCCTGCGACGTTTCAAACCACGAACAGGTAAAAGCAACTTTCGAGAAAATCGGAAATATTAATATTTTGGTAAATAATGCTGGGATTGCTCACGTTGGAAAAGTAGACACAACTTCAGAATCTGATTTTGACCGTATTATGAATGTAAACGTAAAAGGAGTTTACAATTGCCTTCATGCTTCGATTCCTGCACTAAGAAACTCTGGCAGAGGTGTGATTTTGAACTTAGCTTCAATTGCATGTTGGGTTGGAATTCCAGATCGTTTTGCATATTCTACTGCAAAAGGAGCAGTTATGGCAATGACTTTATCGGTTGCTAAAGATTATTTGAATGATAAAATCAGATGTAATTCTATTTCTCCTGCGCGCGTTCACACGCCTTTCGTAGACGGATTTATTGCTAAAAATTATCCTGGAAAAGAAGAAGAAATCTTCGAAAAACTATCTCAATCGCAACCAATCGGTCGTATGGGAAAACCCGAAGAAATCGCAACTTTAGCATTATTCTTATGCAGTGATGAATCTTCTTTCATCACAGGTTCAGATTATCCAATTGATGGAGGTTTTATTAAATTGAATAACTAAAAATTATTTAGCCACAGATTTAAAGGATTAAAAGGATTAAAAGGATTTAAAAAAAATCTGCTCGATCTGCAAAATCTGCGTGCAAAAAAATAAGCCACAGATTAAAAGGATTAAAAGATTTTTATTTCCTGCTTTTCTCAGGCTGAGCGAAGTCGAAGCCCACGTCCAATTGGAACGCCCTTCGACTTCGCTCAGGGTGACAAACTAAATAAATCATTCTAATCCTTTATCCCGATAGCTATCGGGAGTGGCTAAAAAAAATACACATTACTAAAAAAATTAAAATATGAAACTTATTAGATTCGGAGAAGAAGGAAAGGAAAAACCAGGTGTTTTACTAAATGAAAAAAGATACGATGTTTCGTCTATTGTAACAGATTACAACGAAGCTTTTTTTGAAAACGACGGTTTAGCAAAATTAGAAGAAGCTTTAAAAAACAACCCATCTTTACCAGAAGTAAACGATTCAGTTCGTTTAGGTTCGCCAGTTGCGCGTCCTTCAAAAATTATCTGCATCGGATTAAATTATGTGGATCACTGCGAA from Flavobacterium sp. YJ01 carries:
- a CDS encoding AraC family transcriptional regulator, giving the protein MKLEQTKIASYLNTKVSVLNRIEPFFQAPFHSHPELELVYVKESYGKRIIGNSVMPFAPGDMVFLGSDIPHVWLNDEKYYQGIEDLKANSIVVYFHKDIFGPTFYELKETQKINELFFQAGKGISIIGKTNKQIAKKLEKLVSKKDFEVIVGLFEILSILSESQDTIYINDEIYSLMQKDSKVDRLSEVFQYVNKNYKKNISLEEIAAVANMTRTSFCRMFRVKTKKNFVDYLHEIRISNACKLLLETDKSMSEIAYECGYKTASNFNKLFKKVKGITPSDFKNNAKVSFATPDSYRD
- a CDS encoding glucose 1-dehydrogenase, which translates into the protein MFSLQNKKAIITGGGSGIGRAISVLFAKQGAEVHVLELTEESAKETVEEIKSAGGSVFAHACDVSNHEQVKATFEKIGNINILVNNAGIAHVGKVDTTSESDFDRIMNVNVKGVYNCLHASIPALRNSGRGVILNLASIACWVGIPDRFAYSTAKGAVMAMTLSVAKDYLNDKIRCNSISPARVHTPFVDGFIAKNYPGKEEEIFEKLSQSQPIGRMGKPEEIATLALFLCSDESSFITGSDYPIDGGFIKLNN
- a CDS encoding SDR family oxidoreductase, translated to MQLSLTQKIIIVTGGAKGIGLGIVKVLAEENAIPFIVGRNENDNIKAVEELKALGKEAHQVAADLTKPEDCKKAVEAVIAKFGRIDGLVNNAGVNDGVGLENGNYEDFAASLHKNLVHYYLMAQHALPYLKESKGAIVNIGSKTAETGQGGTSAYAASNGGRNALTREWAVELLKYSIRVNAVIVAECYTPLYETWINTFENKEEKLAAITKNIPLENRMTTAEEIANMVVFLLSEKSSHTTGQIIYVDGGYTHLDRSI
- a CDS encoding altronate dehydratase family protein, which encodes MSDNNTKKLVVKLHPDDNVLVALTDLQKGETIHFENETYVLQDLIKAKHKFYMQDMKQGEEVNIYGVLVGKVQNDLAKGSLMTTENLKHAADPYAYRNASYEWNAPDVSKFENRTFKGYKRKDGRVGTANYWLFIPTVFCENRNLDVIKEALHKQLGYAVTDKYNQFTHELLEGYLNGNDINDINIELNPTPKNKRVFENVDGIKFLNHQGGCGGTRQDASTLSALLASYANHPNVGGITLLSLGCQHLQVQDFVNDVKRQNPDFDKPLFIFEQQQTESEEVLITNAIKKTFEGLIEINKYERTDAPLSDLCIGVKCGGSDGFSGVSANPAVGYTSDLVVALGGKILLAEFPELCGAEQNLIDRCITEDNAKKFINLMESYDELAHKVGSGFHMNPSPGNIKDGLITDAIKSAGAAKKGGTSPVVDVLDYTELVTKPGLSLVCTPGNDVEATTGKAASGATLILFTTGLGTPTGNPVCPVIKVATNSVLATRMKDIIDIDCGPIISGEKSIEEMGEEILEYCIKAASGEIIPKAVQLNQDDFIPWKRGVSL